Proteins from a single region of Anaerotignum faecicola:
- a CDS encoding carbon-nitrogen hydrolase family protein, which produces MKITVSCVQMEPKTADVEANLSKMKEFIEKIKEEYPKTNLVIFPELAISGYEASKEEFHSMAETITDGRSIKFMARLAAEYNMHIVYGFPERDLHVKDVLYNSAVMINNKGNVMGSYRKVHPFDNEKTWCRSGSDFPVFDTEIGRIGIMICWDTAFPETARIYALKGCDLLVVSTNWEKPYESDWDLVTRARAFDNTLHLAAANRVGFDKALGFFGRSKIIDPAGNEIAALNEEKEGIISAEIDLSLTEKERARYYTFFKDRRPELYDEIVRIY; this is translated from the coding sequence ATGAAAATTACCGTTTCATGCGTACAGATGGAGCCGAAAACGGCAGACGTAGAGGCTAACCTTTCAAAAATGAAAGAGTTTATTGAGAAAATTAAGGAGGAATATCCTAAAACAAATCTGGTTATATTTCCGGAACTTGCCATAAGCGGGTATGAAGCTTCAAAGGAAGAATTTCACAGTATGGCCGAAACTATTACGGACGGCAGGAGCATTAAATTCATGGCCCGGCTTGCCGCCGAATACAATATGCACATCGTTTATGGGTTCCCTGAAAGGGATTTGCATGTTAAGGATGTGCTTTATAATTCCGCAGTGATGATAAACAATAAGGGAAATGTAATGGGTTCATACAGAAAGGTACATCCATTTGACAATGAGAAAACATGGTGCCGAAGCGGGAGCGATTTTCCTGTATTTGATACGGAAATAGGGAGAATAGGAATTATGATTTGCTGGGACACCGCATTCCCCGAAACGGCAAGGATATATGCGCTTAAGGGATGCGACTTGCTTGTTGTAAGCACAAACTGGGAAAAGCCTTATGAAAGCGACTGGGATCTGGTAACCAGGGCCAGGGCTTTTGATAATACCCTGCATCTTGCGGCGGCAAACAGGGTCGGTTTCGACAAGGCCCTCGGCTTTTTCGGCAGGAGCAAAATTATCGATCCGGCTGGGAACGAAATTGCCGCGCTGAATGAAGAGAAAGAAGGAATTATATCTGCCGAAATAGATCTTTCTCTTACAGAAAAAGAACGTGCGCGCTACTATACGTTTTTTAAAGACAGGCGTCCTGAATTATACGATGAAATTGTAAGGATATATTAA
- a CDS encoding recombinase family protein, which yields MNNAAAYCRVSTDKTDQLNSLETQKAFFTEYARKEGVNLVRIYADEGISGTKVKKRKEFQKLMEDAENGKFDIVLVKDISRFARNTVDLLQNIRSLKSMGIPTHFITSNMNSLGDSEFTLTIFGAMAQEESANISKRVKFGKKMNAEKGRVPNIVYGYDKIAGDYFSLKPNEREQEIIKQIFNWYTEEGNGALKISNMLNSKGVTTKRGCKWSQNAVCRILSNRIYIGEVINGKQEIVDFLTSRRENRDKSEWFITEKPELKIIENGQFEKAQEILHSRRESFNMNGERHSNKFLFSTLIKCRECGWSFRRTVRTYKNTYVKWTCSGRSGHGADTCGNRTVIGEDELINEIDRYFEAVLKSKKDISDYMASEFAKRYKEENTGRKNEFSLRRRLEKIKKLREKYMDMYADDLISREELNEKIGGMKTEIETVENELEFYASESENMERLDCIVKNTFKTLEGAASVRNMTNEQLKRIIDRIEVGRDGRVDIYLKAFGETTPMRGI from the coding sequence ATGAATAACGCCGCGGCGTACTGCCGTGTTTCCACCGACAAGACGGATCAGCTTAACAGCCTGGAAACACAAAAAGCGTTTTTTACGGAATATGCGCGGAAAGAAGGCGTTAACCTTGTGCGTATTTATGCCGACGAAGGAATATCGGGAACAAAAGTAAAAAAACGGAAAGAATTTCAAAAACTTATGGAGGACGCCGAAAACGGGAAGTTCGATATTGTTTTGGTTAAGGACATTTCGAGGTTTGCAAGAAATACCGTAGATCTGCTTCAAAATATCAGAAGCCTTAAATCTATGGGTATACCGACGCATTTTATAACTTCGAATATGAATTCCTTGGGGGACAGCGAATTTACGCTGACTATATTCGGCGCAATGGCGCAGGAGGAAAGCGCAAATATTTCCAAAAGGGTTAAATTCGGCAAAAAAATGAATGCCGAAAAAGGCAGGGTGCCTAATATAGTTTACGGATATGATAAAATTGCCGGGGATTATTTCAGCCTGAAACCGAACGAGCGTGAGCAGGAAATTATAAAACAGATTTTCAACTGGTATACCGAAGAAGGAAACGGCGCGCTGAAAATTTCAAATATGCTCAACTCCAAAGGCGTGACGACAAAACGGGGATGCAAATGGAGCCAAAACGCCGTATGCCGCATATTGTCCAATAGGATATATATAGGGGAGGTTATAAACGGAAAACAGGAAATTGTCGATTTCCTTACAAGCAGAAGGGAAAACAGGGATAAATCGGAATGGTTTATAACAGAAAAACCGGAACTGAAAATTATAGAAAACGGGCAGTTTGAAAAGGCGCAGGAGATACTGCACAGCAGACGCGAAAGTTTTAATATGAACGGGGAAAGGCACAGCAATAAATTCCTTTTCAGCACGCTTATTAAATGCAGGGAATGCGGCTGGTCGTTCAGGCGGACTGTACGCACATACAAAAATACATATGTTAAGTGGACATGCTCGGGGCGAAGCGGCCATGGGGCCGATACTTGCGGAAACCGTACGGTTATCGGCGAGGATGAACTTATAAATGAAATTGACAGATATTTTGAAGCGGTATTGAAATCAAAAAAAGATATTTCGGATTATATGGCGTCGGAATTTGCAAAACGGTATAAAGAGGAAAATACGGGGCGGAAAAATGAATTTTCTCTGAGGAGAAGGCTTGAAAAGATCAAAAAATTAAGGGAAAAATATATGGATATGTATGCCGATGATTTAATAAGCAGGGAAGAACTCAACGAAAAAATAGGGGGCATGAAAACGGAAATAGAAACAGTTGAAAACGAATTGGAATTTTATGCGTCGGAATCCGAAAATATGGAGCGGCTGGATTGTATTGTAAAAAATACTTTTAAAACTTTGGAAGGAGCGGCGTCGGTCAGGAATATGACAAACGAACAGCTTAAACGGATAATAGATCGTATTGAGGTGGGAAGAGACGGCAGGGTTGATATTTATCTCAAAGCCTTTGGGGAAACAACTCCCATGCGAGGAATATGA
- a CDS encoding Crp/Fnr family transcriptional regulator has protein sequence MDLEYFFRGMWDEITPAQRRELTEASKTAAVEKGKLLKSGSSLYAVSKGRLRVFINSYDGREVTLYRLLKGDFCLFSASCMLENIKFDILIEAETDSEIIEIPHAVYQGIMETSAAAANFTNKIMAARFSNVMWLMEQILFKRMDSRIASFLLEESEVENRRLLTITHDRIASHIGTAREVVTRMLKYFQSEGIVKLSRGVILITDADKLKDLADR, from the coding sequence ATGGATCTTGAATATTTTTTCCGCGGTATGTGGGATGAAATTACGCCTGCCCAACGCCGCGAACTGACTGAAGCCTCAAAAACGGCCGCCGTTGAAAAAGGGAAACTTTTAAAAAGCGGTTCTTCCTTATATGCGGTTTCAAAAGGCCGCCTGCGCGTGTTTATAAATTCCTATGACGGCCGCGAGGTAACGCTATACCGCCTTTTAAAAGGCGATTTCTGCCTTTTTTCCGCATCATGCATGCTTGAAAACATAAAATTCGATATACTCATAGAGGCCGAAACCGACTCCGAAATAATAGAAATACCCCACGCCGTTTATCAGGGGATAATGGAAACGTCCGCCGCGGCCGCAAACTTTACGAACAAAATTATGGCGGCCCGCTTCAGCAACGTAATGTGGCTTATGGAACAGATACTTTTTAAACGGATGGACAGCCGCATAGCTTCCTTCCTGCTTGAGGAGAGCGAAGTTGAAAACAGGCGCCTGCTTACCATAACGCACGACAGGATAGCGTCGCATATAGGCACTGCCCGCGAGGTTGTCACAAGGATGCTCAAATATTTCCAGTCTGAGGGGATAGTTAAGCTTTCAAGGGGCGTTATACTTATAACCGACGCCGATAAACTGAAAGACCTTGCTGACAGATAG
- a CDS encoding helix-turn-helix domain-containing protein → MPADVKFLTIDDVSEMLQVTRTTVYNLKKQGMPFIKLGKNIRFDQKEVIDWVRSNSHSAAKDK, encoded by the coding sequence ATGCCGGCAGACGTCAAATTTTTAACAATAGATGACGTAAGCGAAATGCTTCAGGTTACGCGTACCACAGTCTATAATTTGAAAAAGCAGGGGATGCCTTTTATCAAGCTTGGGAAAAACATCCGTTTTGATCAAAAGGAAGTTATCGATTGGGTTCGTTCCAACAGCCACAGCGCTGCCAAGGACAAATAG
- a CDS encoding 4Fe-4S binding protein — MKKHWYDYMWIVSVLYIALGFFNIMFAWLGMLCFITPLLISVIGKNKAYCNRYCGRGQLFELLGGRFGLSRKKDVPKFLKSKAFRYGFLAFFMAMFLQMLFTTYLVFAGGSLKETITLFWTFKLPWQWAYNGSSLPPWTAQFAFGFYSVMLTSTLLGMITMALFKPRSWCVYCPMGTMTQLMCKGLNHKYLK, encoded by the coding sequence ATGAAAAAACACTGGTATGACTATATGTGGATTGTTTCTGTATTATATATTGCCTTGGGCTTTTTCAACATAATGTTCGCCTGGCTCGGCATGTTGTGCTTTATAACGCCCCTTTTGATTTCCGTCATAGGAAAAAACAAGGCTTACTGCAACCGCTACTGCGGCCGCGGGCAGCTCTTTGAACTGCTGGGGGGACGTTTTGGCCTGTCCCGCAAAAAAGACGTTCCTAAATTTCTTAAATCAAAAGCCTTTAGGTATGGATTCCTTGCATTTTTTATGGCAATGTTTCTTCAAATGCTTTTTACAACATACCTTGTTTTTGCCGGAGGAAGTCTGAAAGAAACCATAACCCTTTTTTGGACATTTAAGCTTCCTTGGCAATGGGCGTATAACGGTTCTTCACTGCCGCCGTGGACGGCGCAGTTTGCCTTTGGTTTTTACAGCGTAATGCTTACGTCGACGCTTCTCGGCATGATAACGATGGCGCTTTTCAAACCGCGTTCATGGTGCGTATACTGCCCTATGGGAACCATGACGCAGCTCATGTGCAAAGGGCTCAACCATAAATATTTAAAATAA
- a CDS encoding 4Fe-4S binding protein produces the protein MENKKRPAKKAFADINLCVSCGCCVKACPKNAISVFKGAYAVVNSDLCVGCGICKKACPASVIEIKEVWT, from the coding sequence ATGGAAAATAAAAAACGCCCTGCAAAAAAAGCTTTTGCAGACATAAATTTATGCGTTTCCTGCGGCTGCTGTGTAAAAGCCTGTCCGAAAAATGCAATATCCGTTTTTAAAGGGGCGTACGCCGTTGTAAACTCCGATTTATGCGTCGGCTGCGGCATATGCAAAAAGGCATGCCCCGCTTCCGTAATAGAAATAAAGGAGGTTTGGACATGA
- a CDS encoding sporulation transcriptional regulator SpoIIID, producing MTDRIEKLDPALASNVRKVLEVNKAERHIRGGLATKEKYMHIMQNGRKQNNS from the coding sequence ATAACTGACCGTATAGAAAAGCTGGACCCGGCCTTGGCAAGCAATGTGCGCAAAGTGCTTGAAGTCAACAAAGCAGAAAGGCACATCAGGGGCGGGCTTGCTACGAAGGAGAAGTACATGCATATAATGCAGAACGGAAGAAAGCAGAATAATTCATAA